The following coding sequences are from one Planctomycetia bacterium window:
- a CDS encoding NADH-quinone oxidoreductase subunit C — MSVAGAETLKALETALGAVQQSEFRGQTRVVVPKEKLADVFTTLRNGRGFDQLVDVTCVDYLAYRDATDRFGLVYLLTSTTTNERITLRVFVNEPDPTVVSATGWWEGANWLEREVWDMFGITFDGHPDHRRILCPDEFTAFPLRKDYPLQGRGERHNFPVLTRNQA; from the coding sequence ATGTCCGTTGCCGGCGCAGAAACTTTGAAAGCCTTGGAAACCGCACTCGGCGCCGTCCAGCAAAGCGAGTTTCGCGGGCAGACGCGCGTAGTCGTTCCCAAAGAGAAACTCGCCGACGTATTTACGACCTTGCGCAACGGTCGCGGCTTCGACCAACTGGTCGATGTGACGTGCGTCGATTACCTCGCCTACCGCGATGCCACCGATCGCTTCGGACTCGTGTACCTGCTCACTTCGACGACCACGAACGAGCGGATCACGCTCCGTGTGTTCGTGAACGAGCCGGACCCGACCGTCGTCTCCGCGACCGGCTGGTGGGAAGGGGCCAACTGGCTCGAGCGCGAAGTGTGGGACATGTTCGGCATCACGTTCGATGGTCATCCCGATCATCGCCGCATCCTTTGCCCCGACGAGTTCACCGCGTTTCCGTTGCGAAAAGATTACCCGCTGCAAGGTCGCGGCGAACGTCACAACTTTCCCGTGCTCACGCGAAATCAGGCTTAA